Proteins found in one Vallitalea guaymasensis genomic segment:
- the murB gene encoding UDP-N-acetylmuramate dehydrogenase — translation MEIDRITQELTKEIKRENVIKDENMSRHTTFKVGGKADLFVCPSNVNELSHAIKTCKTFNIPYYVVGNGSNIIVKDNGFRGAIIQIYKNLNNVTIEDDTITADAGILLAKLAKIIANESLEGFEFAAGIPGTLGGAVYMNAGAYGGDMSQVIVSADVIDEKGNIITLSKEELELGYRTSIVQQKDYIVLRAVLKCKKGNKEKIKGLIEELNNKRKEKQPLEYPSAGSTFKRPEGYYAGKLIMDSGLRGHQIGNAQVSEKHCGFIINRGDATANDIINLINHVRNTVRDKYHVNLETEVRIIGE, via the coding sequence ATGGAGATAGATAGAATAACCCAAGAATTAACCAAGGAAATAAAGAGAGAAAATGTCATAAAAGACGAAAATATGTCAAGACACACCACTTTCAAAGTGGGAGGGAAGGCGGATTTATTTGTTTGCCCAAGTAATGTGAATGAACTATCCCATGCTATAAAGACATGTAAAACTTTTAATATACCTTATTATGTAGTAGGTAACGGAAGTAATATAATTGTAAAAGATAATGGTTTTAGAGGTGCTATAATACAAATATATAAAAACCTCAATAATGTAACTATTGAAGATGATACAATTACCGCTGATGCTGGTATACTCTTGGCAAAATTAGCCAAAATCATAGCAAATGAAAGTCTAGAAGGCTTTGAATTTGCAGCAGGTATACCTGGTACATTGGGTGGTGCAGTATATATGAATGCTGGAGCCTATGGTGGTGATATGTCCCAAGTTATTGTTTCAGCAGATGTTATTGATGAAAAAGGAAATATCATAACGTTATCAAAGGAAGAATTAGAACTAGGATATAGAACTAGCATAGTTCAACAAAAAGATTATATTGTACTAAGGGCAGTATTAAAATGTAAAAAAGGTAACAAAGAAAAAATAAAAGGTTTGATAGAAGAATTAAACAACAAGCGTAAAGAAAAACAACCATTGGAATATCCAAGTGCAGGCAGCACTTTTAAAAGACCAGAGGGGTACTATGCTGGAAAGCTTATCATGGATAGTGGATTAAGAGGTCACCAAATAGGTAATGCCCAAGTGTCAGAGAAACACTGTGGATTTATTATCAATAGAGGTGATGCAACAGCCAATGATATCATTAATCTTATTAATCATGTAAGAAATACAGTTAGAGATAAATACCACGTCAATTTAGAAACAGAAGTAAGAATTATTGGAGAATAG
- a CDS encoding MFS transporter, with the protein MVKEATGKLNYKKTFILGFGFFAISLVWPLYNNYVPLFLKEFFPSQLVVNSIMTLDNILAIFLIPFISAVSDNTHTRFGRRKPFIMIGLPISALMFILLPMFSNDLLLFLIIITVLNFSMAIYRGPTVALMPDMIPSHQRSEANAVINFMGGLAAVFVLYGGSRLYKINNNLPFVATGIVMLISLLVIIFFIKEPSTYSKSESDEKVKIISTLKDIIRSKDSKTLHLLFAILFWFIGYQGMEATFSNYIVHYIGLPKHESGIILSAFAAAFLIFAIPSGFIGKKLGKRKAILIGLTTDVFIFIIIGLMGPVGIIPFNKYTMIALLAVAGIFWSLVNINSYPYIVEGVDETKVGTYTGFYYFSSSVAAITGPLIFGLFVDIIGFNVLFFLTAISFVVALLFMYTIVQTKKTE; encoded by the coding sequence ATGGTTAAAGAAGCAACAGGAAAATTAAATTATAAGAAAACTTTTATTCTAGGTTTTGGTTTTTTTGCTATTAGTTTAGTATGGCCCCTTTATAATAACTATGTTCCATTATTTCTAAAAGAATTTTTTCCAAGCCAGTTAGTTGTTAATAGTATCATGACCCTTGATAACATCTTAGCTATTTTCTTAATACCATTTATCAGTGCTGTAAGCGATAATACTCATACAAGGTTCGGTAGAAGAAAGCCTTTTATTATGATTGGTCTTCCTATATCTGCACTTATGTTTATTTTATTACCTATGTTTTCAAATGATTTATTATTATTCTTGATCATAATTACCGTTTTGAATTTTTCAATGGCAATCTACAGAGGTCCAACCGTTGCGTTAATGCCTGATATGATTCCTTCTCACCAAAGAAGCGAAGCTAATGCAGTTATTAACTTCATGGGTGGTCTAGCTGCTGTTTTTGTTTTATATGGTGGTTCTAGATTGTACAAAATCAATAATAATCTACCTTTTGTTGCAACTGGAATAGTTATGCTTATTTCCTTACTTGTTATAATATTCTTCATCAAAGAACCAAGTACATACAGTAAATCTGAATCAGATGAAAAAGTTAAAATAATATCTACACTGAAAGATATTATACGCAGTAAAGACAGCAAAACCCTGCATCTACTTTTTGCCATTCTTTTTTGGTTTATTGGTTATCAAGGGATGGAAGCTACGTTTAGTAATTACATAGTCCATTATATCGGTTTGCCAAAACATGAATCGGGAATTATTCTCAGTGCTTTTGCTGCAGCGTTTTTGATTTTTGCTATTCCTTCAGGGTTTATAGGAAAAAAATTAGGGAAAAGGAAAGCTATTCTTATTGGTTTGACTACTGATGTTTTTATATTTATCATTATTGGTTTAATGGGACCTGTGGGTATCATACCTTTTAATAAGTATACTATGATAGCATTATTAGCGGTAGCTGGTATATTTTGGTCATTGGTTAATATTAATTCTTATCCTTACATAGTTGAAGGTGTTGATGAGACAAAAGTTGGTACTTATACTGGTTTTTATTATTTTTCATCTTCAGTAGCTGCTATAACCGGACCATTGATATTTGGGCTTTTTGTTGATATTATCGGGTTTAATGTTTTGTTTTTCTTGACAGCAATATCATTTGTTGTGGCGTTGTTGTTTATGTATACTATAGTGCAGACTAAAAAAACTGAGTAA